Genomic DNA from Pelosinus sp. UFO1:
GCACTAAGTGGCATTCCAACAAGCGGCGCGACAATTATGATGGGAGGGTTTGTTGGGGCAGCGGAGCCGACTTGCTGTATCGAGTGGTTAATCAAGAACCAAATTCGCGAAATAACCTTGATTACCAATGAACCGGGTTTGAGCGGTTTTGGCAGAGCGATGCTATATAAAAACGGCTTAGTACGAGAGATTATTTCCAGTCATGTCGGTACTACCCAAGAGTCAACCGATGAATACCTGAAGGGAAATCTTAAAGTTGAACAATTTTACCCGATGGGTACCTGGATTGAAAAGGTTCGGGCTGGTGCAATGGGTCTAGGTGGTGTGCTTGTTCCAGTTGGTGTAGGCATATTGGACGATCCGACCCTGTTCCCAGAGATGAAAGAACCCAAACAAATTATTGAAGTAAATGGAATAAAATGCTTTGTTGAGCCTGCCTTGCGAGCACCGATTGGTCTTGTTAAAGCATGGCGGGCTGATGAAATGGGTAATTTGGAATATCGGCATACCAGTATGAACTGTAACCCCATGGTGGCTATGGCCTGTGATTATACCGTGGCGGAAGTGGAAGAAATCGTTCCTGTCGGCACTATTTCGCCTGAGCGAGTGGGGACACCAGCGCCGTTTGTGCAAGCAGTTGTCAAGGGCTTAAGCTTAGAACAGCATGATGATATTTATCGTCAGCATTGGCTGAAGATTGGTAAATTGGCTCCCGAAAAATAAGAATTTTAGGAGGGAATGACATGGATTCGAGAGTATTAATTGCTAAACGAGTTGCCCAGGAATTTAAAGACGGACAGCTTGTCAATTTGGGATTTGGAATGCCAACCCAGGCTTCAAACTATTTGCCTGAGGATGTTAAGGTAATGTTTCATGCTGAAAATGGTGTTTTCGGTGTTGGACCTAGGCCTACAGCGGCAAAAGCAATGGCGGATATGACTAACGCTGGCTCTGAGCCTATCACACTTATGCCAGGGGCTGCTATTATGGATTTAGCTACTTCGCTGGGAGCTATGCGCAGTGGGATCTTGGATATTACTGTCCTAGGTGCTTTAGAAGTGGATCAATTGGGTAACATAGCCAATTGGGCTGTAGAACGTAATGGCAAATGGTGGCCTGGTATTGGTGGCGCTATGGATTTGTGCTATGGTACGGAACAAGTTGTTGCCTGCCTTATGCATACTGACAAAGCGGGTGCATCTAAAATTCTTAAAAATTGCACTCTCCCGCTCACAGGAAAAGGCTGTGTAAAGTCAATTATTACCGATAAGGCCGTTTTCGAAGTAGGCAATGATATTCTTATTTTAAAAGAGCATGCACCTGGTGTAACCCTAGAAGAAATTAAAGCTTGCACTGAGGCTGACTTTATTGTTGCCGATACTTTCTGCGAAATGAGACTCTAAGTAGATTATACAAGGCGGCCTATCCGTTTATGTTTCTGGTTAAATCTTCAGGAGGTGATGTTTGTGAGCATTTCGGAAAAACATATAGTTAGTGATGTTGTAGATCAGGCTAGACTATTTTGCCAAAATAACCTCCAGCCTATTGCAAGAGAGCTGGATATAAACAGCAGGTTTCCTACTGAACTCTTACCAATAATGGTCGAAGCCGGTTTTTTTGGCATAAATTATGATGTTGAATACGGTGGAAGTGGTTATGATTCTATTACCAATCACTTGGTAGCCAAAGAAATTGCTAAAGTGAGCGCCGGGGTAGCGCTCACCTTCCACGTGCATTGGATGGCTGTTGATGTGTTGCTGAAATTTGGTAATGAGGCGCAAAAACAGAAATATTTGCCTGCCCTATTGCGGGGTGAAAAAGTGGCGGCCTATACCGTCAGCGAAGTGCAAGCAGGCTCTGATGCTGCCGGGATCAAGGCAACGGCTGCAAATACCGAGGCAGGCTGGCTACTCAATGGGGCTAAATTTTTTTGCACGAATGGTGGCTTAGCTGATATCTATTTCGTTGCATTGAAAACTGATGTGGAGGCTGGGGCAAAAGGCATTAGTATGTTTATTGTTGAAAAAGGTACAACGGGATTTGAAATTGGTGCTCCTGTAGAAAAAATGGGATGCAGAAGTTCTTATACTACTGCCTTAACCTTCAACAATTGCGTAGTGCCGCAGGACAATATAATCGGTGATATAAATGCCGGTTTTAAAATTGCCATGTATGGCTTAGTGGGGGGGCGTCTGGGGATGGCCTCCATGGGACTCGGCATTGCCGAAGCTGCTCTGGAGAGCGCTGCAAAATATGCAAATAGGCGAGTCGCTTTCGGTAAGCCGCTAAACGCACTTTTTGCGGTGCAAGAGATGCTGGCCGACATGTATGTAAAATTAGAAGCAGCTAATTTGTTAGTTTGGGAAACGGCTAAGAAAAGGGATAGCGGAAAGGACTACGCTCTGGAAACTTCTGTTGCAAAGCTGTTTGTCACAGAAGTGGTTAACGAGGTTTGCCACAAGGCTCTCCAAATATTTGGCGGTCACGGTTATATGAAATATAACGACGTGGAGCGCTATGCTCGGGATGCGAGATTACTTGATATTGGGGTTGGGGCATCCGAAGTATTGAAGATGGTTGTGGGGACGGCTGTGGCGAAACTCAAGGGAAGTTAACTATTGGACATGAGGGAGGATAGTGTATGAATTATATCGTAAAAAGACGATTTGATAGCAAGCTGACTACCGGGATTGTGGGTGTAATTCTATGTTTTGTTTACGCTATGATTTACTGGCCGGTTTGGGCGACGGTGGCAAAGATTATTATTAGTTTTACAGCTGCGGCGGGATTGCAAGCAGTAGAACCTGCACTGGCGAAAAAATTTATAGCCACATTTGCAGAGGGAACCTTTTTTTGGTGCAGCATCTGCGCCTGGATCTGGCAGACTTTAATATTCGGTAATTATGGCAAATACACCTTGACTAAAGAACAACCCGGTGCCGGAATTTGGTATACTTTTCTCAGTTTCGTCTGCGGTATTGGTGCTTATCTTGTTTTAATATCCTTCATTGGCATCTGGTGGAAGCCTTTTAATTTAGCCATAATGTTTGCTCCCAAGACAGCGCAAGAGCTTCATTTGGCACTTGAAGGATGGGAGGCTTCCAATTTCTATGTATTGCCTGTGATTATAGCACAGATTCCTTTTGTTTCCCTTTTTCAAAAGAAGCCTTGGACTGGTAACCTTAAACCTCCCCTCGACGGACTGGCAGTGATGATGACTAGCTCACTATTTGCTTTGCTTGTTTGGGTTGCTTTGTTTGTTCCCAGTTTTATGCATGTTCAAGTAGGTGGATATGAAGTTACCTCTCAACCAATGGGTTCCTGGCCAGCTGTACTTGCTTTCTGCCAAGGATTTATTTTTTGGTTCCTTATCCCAGCGGAAGGTGGGGAAGGTTATCCGTATAAGATTTTCACTGACAAACAGCCTTGGATGGGGATTATCGGGTTAGTGGGGGCCTTACTATGTGGCGGTTATTTAACCCCTGCCTTGTATGTCAGCTTAATTAACACTTTTAACATCAATCCTGGTGTGAATCCGTATATTACAACTGCCTCCCTTGAACTATCGCTTATTGTAACCATGC
This window encodes:
- a CDS encoding acyl-CoA dehydrogenase family protein, translated to MSISEKHIVSDVVDQARLFCQNNLQPIARELDINSRFPTELLPIMVEAGFFGINYDVEYGGSGYDSITNHLVAKEIAKVSAGVALTFHVHWMAVDVLLKFGNEAQKQKYLPALLRGEKVAAYTVSEVQAGSDAAGIKATAANTEAGWLLNGAKFFCTNGGLADIYFVALKTDVEAGAKGISMFIVEKGTTGFEIGAPVEKMGCRSSYTTALTFNNCVVPQDNIIGDINAGFKIAMYGLVGGRLGMASMGLGIAEAALESAAKYANRRVAFGKPLNALFAVQEMLADMYVKLEAANLLVWETAKKRDSGKDYALETSVAKLFVTEVVNEVCHKALQIFGGHGYMKYNDVERYARDARLLDIGVGASEVLKMVVGTAVAKLKGS
- a CDS encoding 3-oxoacid CoA-transferase subunit B, with translation MDSRVLIAKRVAQEFKDGQLVNLGFGMPTQASNYLPEDVKVMFHAENGVFGVGPRPTAAKAMADMTNAGSEPITLMPGAAIMDLATSLGAMRSGILDITVLGALEVDQLGNIANWAVERNGKWWPGIGGAMDLCYGTEQVVACLMHTDKAGASKILKNCTLPLTGKGCVKSIITDKAVFEVGNDILILKEHAPGVTLEEIKACTEADFIVADTFCEMRL
- a CDS encoding CoA transferase subunit A, with the protein product MSKFSNKVKSIEEALSGIPTSGATIMMGGFVGAAEPTCCIEWLIKNQIREITLITNEPGLSGFGRAMLYKNGLVREIISSHVGTTQESTDEYLKGNLKVEQFYPMGTWIEKVRAGAMGLGGVLVPVGVGILDDPTLFPEMKEPKQIIEVNGIKCFVEPALRAPIGLVKAWRADEMGNLEYRHTSMNCNPMVAMACDYTVAEVEEIVPVGTISPERVGTPAPFVQAVVKGLSLEQHDDIYRQHWLKIGKLAPEK